One part of the Saprospiraceae bacterium genome encodes these proteins:
- a CDS encoding M28 family peptidase encodes MNIRILYFLLMVSLLAMYCKEDAKKQTVSNKKEELKLPSFNKDSAFQFVRQQLLFGPRIPNTEAHRKCAAWYVEKFTAYGADVIQQKFQAKAFDGTLLNGNNIIAQINPTAKRRITLAAHWDTRPWSDADPDPKMQKKSFPSADDGPSGVAVLIELARIIQTQTLTGIGVDFVLFDLEDYGSESTATNTDNLKTWGLGSQYWSANLHVSGYRPMYGVLLDMVGGANPGFYTEDYSVYYAKDIVEKVWSLAASMGYSSFFPRASGGGVTDDHYFVNTIAKIPMIDIINRPDGKKFPHYHHTQKDNIDVIDPYTLLMVGKLMTKLIYMENEGL; translated from the coding sequence ATGAATATCCGAATTTTATATTTTCTTTTGATGGTGTCTCTACTTGCAATGTACTGTAAAGAGGATGCTAAAAAGCAAACTGTTTCAAATAAAAAAGAAGAACTCAAATTACCTTCATTCAATAAAGACAGTGCCTTTCAATTTGTAAGGCAACAATTATTATTTGGTCCGCGAATTCCAAATACAGAAGCACATAGAAAATGTGCTGCCTGGTATGTAGAAAAATTTACAGCTTATGGCGCCGACGTGATTCAACAAAAATTTCAAGCAAAAGCGTTTGATGGCACTTTATTAAATGGCAATAATATTATTGCTCAAATCAACCCCACTGCGAAACGCAGAATTACATTGGCAGCACATTGGGATACGCGACCTTGGTCTGATGCAGATCCTGATCCGAAAATGCAAAAAAAATCCTTTCCAAGTGCCGATGATGGACCCAGTGGAGTCGCTGTTTTAATAGAACTAGCGCGAATAATACAAACACAAACATTAACTGGTATAGGGGTAGATTTCGTATTATTTGATTTAGAAGATTATGGATCTGAAAGTACCGCAACAAATACAGATAATTTAAAAACCTGGGGACTCGGTTCTCAATATTGGTCTGCAAATCTTCATGTTTCAGGCTACCGACCCATGTATGGTGTATTGTTAGATATGGTAGGTGGTGCCAATCCTGGTTTTTATACTGAAGATTACTCCGTTTATTATGCCAAAGATATAGTAGAAAAAGTCTGGTCATTAGCAGCCTCTATGGGTTACTCTAGTTTTTTTCCAAGAGCTTCTGGTGGCGGTGTAACGGACGATCATTATTTTGTAAATACCATTGCTAAAATTCCAATGATTGATATTATTAATCGCCCGGATGGAAAAAAATTTCCGCATTATCACCATACTCAAAAAGATAATATTGACGTCATTGATCCATATACTTTATTAATGGTCGGAAAATTGATGACAAAGTTAATTTATATGGAAAATGAAGGACTTTAA
- a CDS encoding cytochrome c — translation MKKAVKIIKWIGLTLLFLIFCLVAYVQFSWNRKFDAPYPDIKASKDSSIIARGKYLAYGPAHCGTCHVPMDKYMDVENGNLLPLSGGWELKIPPGTFRAPNITPDPETGIGKLTDAELARTLRYMVGSDNRCIFPFMPFAEMCDDDLTAIISFLRTQTPVKHEVKRSELSFIGKALMALHVMKPDGTKAIPLKSITMDSTIEYGKYLANNIADCFGCHTQRNLKTGEFIGKPFAGGMEFEADKFSDGKTFISPNLTPHANTGIIADWSEQAFVARFKAGRVHKGSPMPWGSFSRMNELELKAIYRYLNSLEAVENKIEKTVINTAITSSN, via the coding sequence ATGAAAAAAGCAGTTAAAATTATTAAATGGATAGGACTTACGCTTCTTTTCCTAATTTTTTGTTTAGTGGCTTATGTTCAATTCTCATGGAATCGAAAATTTGATGCACCGTATCCGGATATAAAAGCAAGTAAAGATTCTAGCATTATTGCACGGGGGAAATACCTAGCCTATGGTCCGGCGCATTGTGGCACCTGTCATGTTCCGATGGATAAATATATGGATGTAGAAAATGGAAACCTACTACCATTAAGTGGTGGATGGGAATTAAAAATTCCACCAGGTACATTTCGAGCGCCTAATATTACACCAGATCCGGAAACCGGAATTGGAAAATTAACGGATGCAGAACTTGCACGAACACTGCGTTATATGGTAGGTTCAGACAATCGTTGTATTTTTCCATTTATGCCTTTTGCAGAAATGTGTGATGATGATTTAACTGCAATTATTTCATTCTTAAGAACACAAACTCCTGTTAAACATGAAGTCAAAAGGAGTGAATTAAGCTTTATTGGTAAAGCATTAATGGCATTACATGTTATGAAACCGGATGGCACAAAAGCAATTCCTTTAAAATCAATCACTATGGATAGCACAATAGAATACGGAAAATATCTTGCAAACAATATAGCCGATTGTTTTGGCTGTCATACACAACGCAATTTAAAAACAGGTGAATTTATTGGTAAACCTTTTGCCGGTGGTATGGAATTTGAAGCTGATAAATTTAGTGATGGCAAAACCTTCATTTCTCCAAACCTAACACCACATGCAAATACAGGAATTATAGCAGATTGGAGTGAACAAGCTTTTGTAGCCAGATTTAAAGCAGGTCGTGTACATAAAGGAAGTCCTATGCCCTGGGGTTCTTTTTCAAGAATGAATGAACTGGAATTGAAAGCAATTTATCGCTATTTAAATTCTTTAGAAGCCGTAGAAAATAAAATTGAAAAAACGGTTATAAATACCGCAATAACATCTTCAAATTAA
- a CDS encoding cupin domain-containing protein: MEYKLPLTIESGQGEKIIFKEIIKESDGDIVHLEGYCTPNAGPAMHVHYLQDEGFTIVKGSVACQIMGQEPVIYTVGQSVTFYRTIPHRFWNIGDNELIIDGWIKPANSIIFFLDTLYTAQRKSGTNKPEIFDAAYLLIKYRREYGMPEMPAFVKKILLPIIYTLGILFGKYKKFKNATKPL; the protein is encoded by the coding sequence ATGGAATATAAATTACCACTGACAATAGAAAGCGGACAAGGCGAAAAAATTATTTTTAAAGAAATAATAAAAGAATCAGATGGAGATATCGTTCATTTAGAAGGCTATTGTACTCCAAATGCAGGACCTGCTATGCATGTGCATTATTTACAGGATGAAGGATTTACAATCGTCAAAGGAAGCGTAGCTTGTCAAATAATGGGACAAGAACCAGTCATTTATACCGTTGGACAATCTGTTACTTTTTATAGAACGATCCCGCATCGATTCTGGAATATTGGAGACAATGAACTTATTATCGATGGCTGGATAAAACCTGCAAACAGCATTATTTTTTTTCTTGATACTTTATATACTGCGCAGCGAAAATCCGGAACAAACAAACCGGAAATATTTGATGCTGCCTATTTATTAATAAAATATCGAAGAGAATATGGTATGCCTGAAATGCCAGCTTTTGTTAAAAAAATATTGTTGCCAATAATTTATACTTTAGGAATCCTATTTGGTAAATATAAAAAATTTAAAAATGCGACAAAACCATTATAA
- a CDS encoding gliding motility-associated C-terminal domain-containing protein — translation MPSILWRIYILFDLIFLIGSSSLFAQRHTKCGSNPVQLSNICSDACLVCDLNGASARTTNTIVGQAPPGYCTQVQHSMQWLAFIAGSANLSFNVTVSNCTQANGVEMGVYASDDCQTFRLVSNCNTNMFANQTWPFSTTEALKIGCIYYLVFDGNGPNSCNVDFAVTAGSAMAPVPNTTAKIIGKKLVCKGETVDYNIAQILGACAYDWRVENGTLNFSKDNLAQVTWDQPGIGKICVQGSNECHTGNEVCLDVEIGDDSPLTEYGPFYVCFGESYKFNNVFLTAGTWDYFFKNKYGCDSNITVVVEELELLETHLDTFLCFPDSLKFGQRKFDSSGIYKLLFTSKQTPFCDSTVFINLKYSKLISIPNKTNDISCIDTLAILYADSSQYPINGTLSYLWTTIKKDTLSLTSQLEVTQAGEYTLQIIYTLDSIYSCTSAHSIIVKGSRNFPDLLLLDSLKFCLNDTIYLSSISFLDQNNTNATYSFYFNDSCTQHSRIDSNFLILQKDTTIYLKASNGTCEDIIALPIKINAIDRFHITDVSICLGEELDLSTLAFTKEGNPIGNPVFYSCSIPDSNCILKNLKSVYLKDTTFYIYPEKASCPDFTNFKIIIKPKPSATFTLNKTDYCLDDSMQLSLLIPTSDSLEHYFFKYDTNEIQINSTANAYYQLVKETGFHQICLRSDRLFCRDTFCTFIQVHPQPIVPIIDCFATDSSILFSWPFYTGETYKIDTILGGPFNRLSDTSIYFYNLNRGQTIKIRIRSSNPYCIEQIAEIECQSKTCPSAIVDIIPVDTLCIDANSTAIQLNTNTSPNQIGGIWNWRGPGIIDSISGLFHPAIAGPGNHRIQVLLNQNGCRYLGNTTIIVRENPLADFTLDSVVCQDSLIQIKFIGNRADSSSFLWNLDNGIFKFTKADRELEVKWATPGKKQLLLKLNNYKCFNQQLKEIEVLTPLQKPNLTCESTDTTIIFKWSTTKRVKNYKIKVLNGNIGQLINDSTYLIKKRFFNDSAGIQLTIEDSGPCSAINSDIYNCKSPDCLPKNLIQDTVLRLCISNPQMLVLNQFIKDTTKQYQWLGPFIQGNTINTSFLISGSYLYILQGEDFGCKYDDSLFIHIHAVPEIRQLNIQHLPCDPQIKTGSVEFKTVITKNPPLYYSLDGIIFNAQAVINNLIGGQHLLYIKDSLGCISDTLIEIKSPEIPFIDLGPDLEILKGEQIQLSAIIQGSYTIIDWISSQSLSCLNCTNPLLIPEYSLKIYCNIINEDGCTALDSINIKVFDNKIFAPNAFSPNGDNINDIFSFFGNAKSIRLLEIYDRWGEKVFSKQNFLANELEQGWNGRSKDKNCLPGVYVYYGIVEFEKGNDQVLIGDVSLIR, via the coding sequence ATGCCATCAATCCTCTGGCGAATTTACATCTTGTTCGATTTGATCTTTCTTATCGGTAGTAGTTCGCTTTTTGCTCAAAGACATACCAAATGCGGTTCCAACCCAGTCCAACTTTCAAATATATGTTCTGATGCCTGCTTGGTTTGTGATTTAAATGGAGCCTCTGCAAGAACCACAAACACAATAGTAGGCCAGGCACCTCCCGGCTATTGCACCCAGGTGCAGCACAGTATGCAATGGCTGGCTTTTATAGCGGGTTCAGCAAATTTAAGTTTTAACGTGACCGTTTCTAATTGTACCCAGGCAAATGGAGTAGAAATGGGTGTATATGCTTCTGATGATTGTCAGACATTTAGGTTGGTGAGCAATTGCAATACAAATATGTTTGCGAATCAAACCTGGCCATTTTCTACTACAGAAGCGCTGAAAATAGGTTGCATCTACTATTTAGTTTTTGATGGCAATGGTCCTAATTCCTGCAATGTAGATTTTGCAGTGACCGCTGGATCCGCAATGGCTCCTGTACCAAATACTACGGCAAAAATTATAGGCAAAAAATTAGTGTGCAAAGGCGAAACGGTCGATTATAACATTGCTCAAATTTTAGGTGCCTGCGCTTATGATTGGCGTGTGGAAAATGGAACACTTAATTTTTCAAAAGACAATTTGGCACAAGTTACCTGGGACCAACCCGGAATTGGGAAGATTTGTGTTCAGGGTAGTAATGAATGCCATACCGGCAATGAAGTTTGTCTTGATGTCGAAATCGGGGACGATAGTCCTCTGACGGAATATGGTCCTTTCTATGTGTGTTTTGGTGAAAGCTATAAATTCAATAATGTTTTTCTTACCGCCGGTACCTGGGATTATTTTTTCAAAAATAAATATGGATGTGATAGCAATATTACGGTAGTCGTTGAAGAACTTGAATTACTGGAAACACATTTAGATACCTTTCTTTGTTTTCCAGATAGTCTTAAATTTGGACAGAGAAAATTTGATAGTTCAGGTATTTACAAACTGCTTTTCACTTCTAAACAAACTCCCTTTTGCGATTCTACCGTATTTATCAATTTAAAATATTCGAAACTCATTTCGATACCCAATAAAACCAACGACATTTCTTGTATTGATACACTTGCAATCCTATATGCAGATTCTTCTCAATATCCAATTAATGGAACCTTAAGCTACCTCTGGACAACGATTAAAAAAGATACTCTAAGCTTAACATCTCAACTTGAAGTTACACAAGCTGGTGAATACACTCTTCAAATTATCTATACCTTAGATTCTATATATTCTTGCACATCTGCACATTCTATTATCGTAAAAGGATCTCGGAATTTTCCGGATCTATTGTTGCTGGACTCATTGAAGTTCTGTTTAAATGATACTATTTATCTTTCTTCAATTTCATTTTTGGATCAGAACAATACCAATGCTACTTATAGTTTTTATTTCAATGATTCCTGCACACAGCATTCGAGAATCGACAGTAACTTTCTTATATTACAAAAGGACACTACAATTTATTTGAAAGCAAGTAATGGAACTTGTGAAGACATTATCGCACTGCCTATAAAAATAAATGCTATAGATCGATTTCATATAACGGACGTTTCTATCTGCTTAGGCGAAGAATTAGATCTATCAACCTTAGCTTTTACAAAAGAAGGTAACCCAATTGGTAATCCAGTTTTTTATTCTTGTTCGATACCAGATTCCAATTGCATATTAAAAAATTTAAAATCTGTATATTTAAAAGACACTACATTTTATATTTACCCTGAAAAAGCAAGTTGTCCTGATTTTACAAATTTTAAAATAATTATAAAACCAAAGCCTTCAGCAACTTTTACTTTAAATAAAACAGACTATTGTCTGGATGATAGCATGCAATTAAGTCTTTTGATACCAACATCCGATAGTTTGGAACATTATTTTTTTAAATACGACACGAATGAAATTCAAATAAACAGTACAGCAAATGCATATTATCAGCTGGTAAAAGAAACCGGATTTCATCAAATTTGCTTGCGCAGTGACCGCTTGTTTTGCAGGGATACATTTTGTACTTTCATTCAAGTTCATCCACAACCTATTGTTCCAATAATTGATTGTTTTGCAACCGATAGTAGCATTCTATTTAGTTGGCCTTTTTATACCGGTGAAACATATAAGATTGACACCATTCTAGGAGGACCTTTTAACAGACTTTCAGATACCAGTATCTATTTTTATAATTTAAACCGGGGTCAAACTATTAAAATAAGAATCCGGTCATCAAATCCATATTGTATTGAACAAATAGCTGAAATTGAATGTCAATCTAAAACTTGTCCATCCGCTATTGTAGATATAATACCGGTTGATACACTTTGTATAGATGCAAATAGTACTGCAATTCAATTGAATACAAATACAAGTCCCAACCAAATTGGTGGTATATGGAATTGGCGAGGACCTGGTATTATAGATAGTATTTCTGGACTCTTTCATCCTGCAATTGCAGGACCAGGGAATCATAGAATCCAGGTGTTGTTAAATCAAAATGGATGCAGGTATTTGGGAAATACGACCATTATTGTACGCGAAAATCCATTAGCAGATTTTACTTTGGATAGTGTTGTTTGTCAGGATTCTTTAATCCAAATTAAATTCATTGGAAATAGGGCAGACTCATCTTCCTTTTTATGGAATTTAGATAATGGCATTTTTAAATTTACAAAAGCAGATAGAGAACTTGAAGTTAAATGGGCAACACCAGGTAAAAAACAATTATTATTAAAACTAAATAATTATAAATGTTTTAACCAACAATTAAAAGAAATTGAAGTGTTGACACCACTGCAAAAACCAAATTTAACTTGTGAATCCACAGATACCACCATTATTTTCAAATGGAGTACAACAAAACGTGTTAAGAATTATAAAATTAAAGTTCTAAATGGCAATATTGGACAGCTAATAAATGATAGTACTTATCTTATAAAAAAGAGGTTTTTTAATGATAGTGCCGGAATCCAACTAACAATTGAAGATAGCGGACCTTGCTCTGCAATCAATAGCGATATTTATAATTGCAAATCTCCCGATTGTTTACCAAAAAATTTAATCCAGGATACCGTATTAAGACTCTGTATTTCCAATCCTCAAATGCTCGTATTGAATCAGTTCATAAAGGATACTACAAAGCAGTATCAATGGCTTGGTCCATTTATACAGGGGAACACCATTAACACAAGCTTTTTAATTTCAGGTAGCTATCTCTATATTTTGCAAGGAGAAGATTTTGGATGCAAATATGATGATAGCTTATTTATTCATATTCATGCAGTTCCTGAAATCCGGCAACTCAATATACAGCATCTTCCATGTGACCCACAAATTAAAACAGGATCTGTTGAATTTAAAACAGTAATTACTAAAAATCCACCCTTGTATTATTCCTTAGATGGAATTATTTTTAATGCACAAGCTGTTATTAATAATTTAATTGGTGGGCAACATTTACTCTATATTAAAGATAGCCTTGGATGCATTTCAGACACCTTGATTGAAATTAAAAGTCCCGAAATTCCATTCATAGATCTTGGACCTGACCTAGAAATTCTAAAAGGAGAACAGATCCAGTTATCGGCTATAATTCAAGGCTCATATACAATTATTGATTGGATCAGTTCGCAGTCATTATCTTGCTTAAATTGTACCAATCCTTTACTCATTCCTGAATACTCATTAAAAATATATTGCAATATTATCAATGAGGATGGATGCACAGCATTAGACTCCATTAATATAAAAGTGTTTGACAATAAAATATTTGCACCAAATGCATTTTCTCCAAATGGTGATAATATCAATGATATCTTTAGTTTTTTTGGAAATGCAAAAAGCATACGACTCTTAGAAATTTATGATCGCTGGGGCGAAAAAGTTTTTTCAAAACAAAATTTTTTAGCCAATGAATTAGAACAAGGCTGGAATGGAAGATCTAAAGATAAAAACTGTTTACCAGGAGTGTATGTATATTATGGAATTGTTGAATTTGAAAAAGGAAACGATCAGGTATTAATAGGAGATGTAAGTTTAATTAGATAA
- a CDS encoding right-handed parallel beta-helix repeat-containing protein, whose protein sequence is MKIKCIFLCCMFLSYITYATNYYFSESLGNDSWSGRFPVPNGNNTDGPKKSLIALNTLLDNLAKPGDSILLRRGDRWSGTNGIAVGAAQGTASNYIIISAYGLGKKPIINKTSPGEILLCRGSSNKESSYLKFQNLSLTTTAAIGNRPTGVYINESFYSLKPHHIILDSLHIMGCQNGMILYQQNILVENCLIEKNGNMNQGHGIFSAANDVNFKNNVLDSNGCGSFFVHSVYISQSNNVIFEGNEIKNADDGLKLRASTNLLIKNNRIHDMYIHTIHVGGDQSSGTKNVIIEGNIIYNSPQGLRISSESGTQTLLSENIIIRNNIFPSQVFISDNGPIKDVYFYNNLVHTGNNQAALFLTNAINPINLQIKNNIFYKNTVNNNHSLLGFISNTGLNGISLDHNLYYFPVLSNTLLTIGTTAFKTLPTFRAVYTNQELNGQHGNPNFVAPPTDFHLTPTSILAIDRGLNLNNTVSFDLDGLSRPLDGDGINGAAMDIGPYEYCCVVNIKTNINPSVGFSIYPNPTENELSISIADEIPKKIVLLNLSGSVALEITNCNLTTKCNLENLNTGVYIIFVHLNNEIRIDKIIKQ, encoded by the coding sequence ATGAAAATAAAATGCATTTTCTTATGTTGTATGTTTTTGTCATATATAACATACGCTACCAATTACTACTTTTCTGAAAGTCTTGGCAATGATTCCTGGAGTGGAAGATTTCCAGTACCGAATGGCAATAATACTGATGGTCCTAAAAAAAGTCTTATAGCTTTAAATACCCTCCTGGATAATCTTGCAAAACCTGGTGATAGCATTCTTCTTCGCCGCGGTGACCGATGGTCTGGAACCAATGGTATCGCTGTTGGTGCTGCCCAGGGAACAGCTTCAAACTACATTATCATTTCTGCATATGGACTCGGAAAGAAACCAATCATTAATAAAACAAGCCCAGGAGAAATTCTGCTTTGCAGAGGATCCTCAAATAAAGAATCTTCTTATTTAAAATTTCAAAACTTATCACTTACAACTACTGCTGCCATTGGAAACAGGCCTACTGGTGTTTATATAAATGAAAGTTTTTATAGCCTAAAACCGCATCATATTATACTAGATAGCCTGCATATTATGGGTTGTCAAAATGGAATGATTTTATATCAGCAAAATATTCTTGTAGAAAATTGTCTGATTGAAAAAAATGGAAATATGAATCAAGGTCATGGCATATTTTCGGCTGCCAATGATGTAAATTTTAAAAATAATGTTTTAGATAGCAATGGTTGCGGCAGCTTCTTTGTTCATAGTGTCTATATTAGTCAATCCAATAATGTAATTTTTGAAGGAAATGAAATTAAAAATGCTGATGACGGACTTAAATTACGCGCTTCCACAAATCTATTAATTAAAAATAATAGGATTCATGATATGTATATTCACACCATTCACGTTGGTGGAGATCAATCTTCCGGAACTAAAAATGTAATTATAGAAGGCAATATCATTTACAATTCACCTCAGGGATTGAGAATCAGCTCTGAATCTGGTACGCAAACATTGCTTAGTGAAAATATTATTATTCGGAATAATATTTTCCCGTCACAGGTATTTATTTCTGATAACGGCCCTATAAAGGACGTCTATTTCTATAATAATCTGGTTCATACTGGCAATAATCAAGCGGCGCTCTTTCTAACAAATGCGATCAATCCAATAAATCTTCAAATAAAGAACAATATTTTTTATAAAAACACAGTAAATAACAACCACTCTTTGCTTGGTTTTATTTCAAATACTGGATTAAATGGAATCAGCTTAGATCACAATTTGTATTATTTTCCAGTCTTAAGCAACACCTTATTGACCATTGGAACCACAGCTTTTAAAACGCTTCCGACATTCCGGGCAGTTTATACAAATCAAGAATTAAATGGTCAGCATGGAAATCCAAATTTTGTAGCACCACCTACAGATTTCCATTTAACACCAACAAGTATTCTTGCTATTGATAGAGGATTGAATCTCAACAATACCGTTTCATTTGATTTGGATGGCTTGTCAAGGCCCTTGGATGGTGATGGTATAAACGGTGCAGCAATGGATATTGGACCTTACGAATATTGTTGTGTTGTAAATATAAAAACCAACATTAATCCTAGTGTGGGCTTCTCTATCTATCCAAATCCGACAGAAAACGAACTAAGTATTTCAATTGCTGATGAAATACCTAAAAAAATAGTACTCCTTAATTTATCTGGTAGCGTCGCTTTAGAAATTACAAATTGTAATTTAACAACAAAATGCAATCTTGAAAATTTAAATACTGGGGTCTATATAATTTTTGTCCATTTAAATAATGAAATTAGAATAGATAAAATTATAAAACAATAA
- a CDS encoding RecX family transcriptional regulator: protein MYSTKDVLLKKLQHYCAYQDRCQFEVEQKLKQLGADQEYADQIFMDLIRDDYLNEERFAKAYARGKFRIHHWGRNKIIAHLKSKFISAPLIKIGILEINEEDYLAELDRQIKKAFQEKKDIHKTIQFLIGKGYESELVFEKTADLKKL, encoded by the coding sequence ATGTATTCTACAAAAGATGTATTATTGAAAAAACTTCAACATTATTGTGCGTATCAGGATCGTTGTCAGTTTGAAGTCGAACAAAAATTAAAACAGTTAGGTGCAGATCAGGAATATGCGGATCAAATATTCATGGATTTGATTCGAGATGATTATTTAAATGAAGAACGATTTGCTAAAGCCTATGCGCGTGGTAAATTTAGAATTCATCATTGGGGTAGAAATAAAATTATTGCACATTTAAAATCAAAGTTTATTTCAGCACCCTTAATAAAAATAGGAATTCTCGAAATCAATGAAGAAGATTACCTTGCTGAATTAGATAGGCAAATAAAGAAAGCATTCCAGGAAAAAAAAGATATTCATAAGACCATTCAATTTTTAATAGGAAAAGGATATGAAAGCGAACTGGTATTTGAAAAAACTGCAGACCTTAAGAAGCTTTAA
- a CDS encoding HAD family phosphatase yields MIKNIIFDFGNVLLNLDENATMDALTSILDSSKCLDLDKMVFFPFEKGLISEEAFFHRLQSRSKIILQGDIYYAAWNAMLLDFPEKRIQMLKALRNQYKIFLLSNTNITHLRKVKRNFEKEIGLLEFDKLLFDKAYFSHEIGMRKPDLEIYQYIVEDMKLIPSECLYIDDKIENTVAAGNFGMHVHHLQPAQEISEIIQDLIKNVN; encoded by the coding sequence ATGATAAAAAATATCATATTCGATTTTGGGAATGTTTTATTAAATCTTGATGAAAATGCCACGATGGATGCATTAACATCCATTTTAGATAGCTCAAAATGTCTCGATCTTGATAAAATGGTCTTTTTTCCATTTGAAAAAGGCCTAATTTCAGAAGAAGCTTTTTTTCATAGGCTTCAATCAAGATCTAAAATTATACTTCAGGGTGATATCTATTATGCTGCCTGGAATGCAATGCTACTCGATTTTCCTGAAAAAAGAATCCAAATGCTAAAAGCATTAAGAAACCAATACAAGATCTTCTTATTGAGTAATACAAACATTACCCATCTGCGAAAAGTAAAGCGAAACTTTGAAAAGGAAATTGGACTTCTTGAATTTGATAAACTTCTATTTGATAAAGCTTATTTTTCACATGAAATTGGAATGCGAAAACCAGATTTGGAAATCTATCAATATATTGTTGAGGATATGAAGCTAATTCCTTCGGAATGTTTGTATATTGATGATAAAATAGAAAATACAGTAGCAGCCGGTAATTTTGGTATGCATGTACATCATCTTCAGCCAGCTCAGGAAATATCAGAGATTATTCAAGATCTTATCAAAAATGTCAATTGA